GATGTCGGCGACGGTGATGTCCAGGTGTGCGTAGTCGTCGATGAACGCGATCGCCCGGTGCAGTGCGGCGGTGTGGGCGTCATGGCGGTCCTCGCTGGTCGGCTCGATCAGTGCGGTGTTCGGGAAGGTGGCCAGCACCGTCGCGGCCAGCAGGTTGCCTGCCGTTGTGGCTACGAGCGGTTCCCGCATGGCCTGCGGTCGATCGCGCAGAGCGTCGGCGAGGTAGTCGATGGTCGCCAGCAGGTGACGCGTGGCGGTCGGAGCGCTCGGGCGCAGGTCGGTGAACCGGATGGGCGTGCCGTGACGCGTGTCGGCGGTGGCGGCGACCCGTCCCAGTGTTTCGAACGGCAAGGTGAGGGCCTGGGCCTCTCCGGCCTGCCACTGCACGGTGAAGGGCGACCCGTGCTTGCTCGTGGTGGCCAGCAACGCTTCACCGGGACCGAACCGGTGGTCGATGCCTGCTGATCGGTGCTCCATGGTGATGTCGCGGGGCACGAGGACGCTCAGTGCCGGGAGCACTC
The window above is part of the Allokutzneria albata genome. Proteins encoded here:
- a CDS encoding helix-turn-helix transcriptional regulator, which translates into the protein MTAAGHSQHLVFETTDYEHAGEYLAGLYGSSIQLSGGKDGHRYRYVQLGADTFTIASSSLSREVTFDVGVLPALSVLVPRDITMEHRSAGIDHRFGPGEALLATTSKHGSPFTVQWQAGEAQALTLPFETLGRVAATADTRHGTPIRFTDLRPSAPTATRHLLATIDYLADALRDRPQAMREPLVATTAGNLLAATVLATFPNTALIEPTSEDRHDAHTAALHRAIAFIDDYAHLDITVADIAAAAHVTIRALQYAFRKHQNTTPTRYLRLVRLQRVHQELLAADPTAGVTITDVAARWGFFHPGRFASYYRRVYGCPPSRTLFRRSS